From the genome of Candidatus Methylomirabilota bacterium, one region includes:
- a CDS encoding ABC transporter substrate-binding protein: protein MRTRLGLIALVLLGLLGAAATPVRAQGRLNLLCSPDPAWCEAVKREFGKATGIQTEFVRLSSGAALARVRAEKASPTFDVWFGGSGDSHWVAQADGLLEFFQPKAWAELRRELVRAVDGHYIPLYTGLHGFGVNEQILREKNLPVPETWKDLGDAKYKGLVAMPNPNTSGTGYVMMTTIVQIYGDEPGFELLKAIHKNVAQYTRSGGDPSLLAGRGEVAVGVSFANDVVERARKGFPIRFVAPRDGTGYEIGALSLVKGAPNRVSALRFIDWALDPENQKLGPQNGEVSVQSHSRAAVDRDVPRFEDAKVIAYDFGKYGTPAVRDALIKRWTEQVFPIPR, encoded by the coding sequence ATGCGCACCCGACTCGGCCTGATCGCGTTGGTACTCCTGGGGTTGCTCGGGGCCGCCGCGACCCCGGTGCGTGCCCAGGGGCGGCTCAACCTCCTGTGCAGTCCCGACCCGGCCTGGTGCGAGGCCGTCAAGCGCGAGTTCGGCAAGGCGACCGGGATCCAGACGGAGTTCGTCCGGCTCAGCTCGGGAGCCGCCCTGGCCCGGGTCCGGGCCGAGAAGGCGAGCCCGACCTTCGACGTCTGGTTCGGCGGCAGCGGCGACTCCCACTGGGTGGCGCAGGCCGACGGACTCCTGGAGTTCTTCCAGCCGAAGGCGTGGGCGGAGCTGCGGCGGGAGCTCGTCCGGGCGGTGGACGGTCACTACATCCCACTCTATACCGGCCTCCATGGCTTCGGCGTCAACGAGCAGATTCTGCGGGAGAAGAACCTGCCGGTACCCGAGACCTGGAAGGATCTCGGCGACGCGAAGTACAAGGGCCTCGTCGCCATGCCCAACCCCAACACGTCCGGCACCGGCTACGTGATGATGACGACGATCGTGCAGATCTACGGTGACGAGCCGGGCTTCGAGCTGCTGAAGGCGATCCACAAGAACGTCGCCCAGTACACGCGGAGCGGCGGCGACCCGAGCCTCCTGGCGGGCCGGGGGGAGGTCGCGGTCGGCGTCTCCTTCGCCAATGACGTGGTGGAGCGGGCCCGGAAGGGCTTCCCGATCCGCTTCGTCGCGCCCCGGGACGGGACCGGCTACGAGATCGGCGCCCTCAGCCTGGTGAAGGGCGCGCCCAACCGGGTCAGCGCCCTCCGGTTCATCGACTGGGCGCTGGACCCGGAGAACCAGAAGCTCGGGCCCCAGAACGGCGAGGTGAGCGTCCAGTCTCACAGCCGCGCGGCCGTCGACAGGGACGTGCCGCGATTCGAGGACGCCAAGGTCATCGCCTACGACTTCGGCAAGTACGGAACACCGGCGGTCCGGGACGCGCTGATCAAGCGCTGGACGGAGCAGGTGTTCCCCATCCCGCGCTGA